One Benincasa hispida cultivar B227 unplaced genomic scaffold, ASM972705v1 Contig285, whole genome shotgun sequence genomic region harbors:
- the LOC120069223 gene encoding uncharacterized protein LOC120069223 gives MASELKNRQPGVLPSNTETLGNNNGKQCHAVMLRSERALEEKRMNPRNNSPSKERITRPMNQEERTPETTSHSKTTTSNAGKPEVPLSAPFPRRLMKKNDEHQFKCFLELLKQLHINIPLTEALEQMPTYVKFFKDNLTKKRRVSEKEVIALMQECNALISNNLPKKQKDPGSFTVPCSIGGLDVGHALCDLEASIYLMPLSIFKNEAQPTSVTIQLADRTIKYPEGKIEDVLVKVDHLIFSADFIILDYEADREVPIILGRPFLATGKVLIDLHKDELTIRVDNEEVKFNVLNALKFPDSEDCQLNSIELPEEETHVCEVLALEENLKESEPPSLSERRTKPTRPSLEEPPELELKQLPRHLK, from the coding sequence ATGGCAAGCGAGTTGAAAAACAGGCAGCCTGGAGTTCTACCTAGCAATACCGAAACACTTGGGAACAATAATGGGAAGCAATGCCACGCGGTGATGTTGCGGAGTGAAAGAGCtcttgaagaaaaaagaatgaatcCAAGAAACAACAGTCCTTCGAAAGAACGCATTACACGTCCAATGAATCAGGAAGAAAGAACGCCCGAAACCACAAGCCATTCGAAAACCACTACGTCTAATGCGGGAAAGCCTGAGGTGCCGCTGAGCGCACCATTCCCTAGGcgtctgatgaagaagaatgatgagcATCAATTCAAGTGCTTTCTTGAGCTCCTAAAGCAGttgcatatcaacattccaCTTACAGAAGCTTTGGAGCAGATGCCAACATATGTAAAATTTTTTAAGGACAATTTGACGAAAAAGAGAAGAGTCAGTGAGAAGGAAGTAATAGCGCTAATGCAGGAGTGTAACGCATTAATAAGCAACAATCTACCAAAGAAGCAAAAGGACCCTGGGAGCTTCACAGTTCCTTGTTCGATAGGAGGATTGGATGTGGGTCATGCATTGTGCGATCTAGAAGCCAGCATTTATCTCATgccactttcaatttttaagaacGAAGCACAACCTACTTCTGTTACTATTCAGCTCGCTGACAGAACAATTAAGTACCCAGAAGGGAAGATTGAAGACGTTTTGGTGAAGGTTGACCATCTCATATTCTCAGCAGACTTTATTATCTTAGACTATGAAGCAGATAGGGAGGTACCAATTATCCTTGGACGTCCCTTCTTAGCTACTGGGAAAGTTTTAATTGACTTGCATAAAGATGAGTTAACTATACGCGTGGACAATGAAgaggtgaagtttaatgtgCTCAACGCATTAAAGTTCCCAGATAGTGAAGATTGTCAACTAAATAGTATTGAGTTGCCTGAAGAAGAGACCCATGTATGTGAGGTCCTCGCGTTGGAGGAAAACCTTAAAGAATCAGAgccgccaagtctgagtgagcggcGGACAAAACCAACGCGTCCATCACTTGAAGAACCACCAGAACTCGAATTGAAACAGTTACCTAGACACTTGAAATAG